Proteins encoded together in one Streptomyces sp. TLI_171 window:
- a CDS encoding ferritin-like domain-containing protein, which yields MPAPTRRTFLALGALTGLQFLCGCTDDHAKSTQQVAEDADRPLRIRQLAATDSLLTDYDAVIAASPADADRLGDLREDLLQHREALARSLPVSWSSASPTAAATARSVTDLAAAERRTAGLRLADLAAASPALARTLASIAASGAAHTAALGDTAPLGADAAPSSSPSPSPSPSPSGSGSAAASPVALSATDTAALQGALAAEHAAVYGYGVVGAFLPVGAQREDGRAAYTAHQARRDSWQRLLASGGASPTAAAAGYRLPFQVKDAATAGQLAVYLEIQLTAAYTDLAATAAFRADGATALRECALRAVHWGADLPALPGLAPTEPTPTAS from the coding sequence ATGCCCGCGCCGACACGGCGGACCTTCCTGGCTCTCGGGGCGCTCACCGGGCTCCAGTTCCTCTGCGGCTGCACCGACGACCACGCGAAGTCGACCCAGCAGGTCGCCGAGGACGCCGACCGGCCGCTGAGGATCCGTCAACTGGCCGCCACCGACTCCCTCCTGACGGACTACGACGCCGTCATCGCCGCGAGCCCCGCCGACGCCGACCGGCTGGGCGACCTGCGCGAGGACCTGCTCCAGCACCGGGAGGCGCTCGCCCGGTCGCTGCCCGTCTCCTGGTCGAGCGCGAGTCCCACCGCCGCCGCGACGGCGCGCAGCGTCACCGACCTGGCCGCCGCCGAACGGCGCACCGCCGGCCTGCGGCTGGCCGACCTGGCCGCCGCCTCGCCCGCGCTCGCCCGGACGCTCGCCTCCATCGCCGCCTCCGGGGCGGCGCACACCGCGGCGCTCGGCGACACCGCGCCGCTCGGCGCGGACGCCGCACCGTCCTCCTCGCCCTCGCCCTCGCCGTCGCCCTCGCCGTCCGGGTCCGGCTCCGCCGCCGCTTCGCCGGTCGCGCTGTCGGCCACCGACACCGCGGCGCTGCAGGGCGCGCTGGCCGCCGAGCACGCCGCCGTGTACGGCTACGGCGTGGTCGGCGCGTTCCTCCCGGTCGGCGCCCAGCGCGAGGACGGGCGCGCCGCGTACACCGCGCACCAGGCCCGCCGGGACTCCTGGCAGCGCCTGCTGGCCTCCGGCGGCGCCTCCCCCACCGCGGCCGCGGCCGGCTACCGGCTCCCCTTCCAGGTGAAGGACGCCGCCACCGCGGGGCAGCTCGCCGTCTACCTGGAGATCCAGCTCACCGCCGCCTACACCGATCTCGCCGCCACCGCCGCCTTCCGCGCCGACGGCGCCACCGCGCTGCGCGAGTGCGCCCTCCGGGCGGTCCACTGGGGCGCCGACCTGCCCGCCCTCCCCGGCCTCGCCCCGACCGAGCCGACGCCGACCGCCTCCTAG
- the infB gene encoding translation initiation factor IF-2, which translates to MAKVRVYELAKELGLESKAVMAKLTELGEFVRSASSTIEAPVVRKLTDALGATPPSGGASSAKPGPRKPAAPQPTGGAGSAAPKPGAPTPGPRPAAAQAPRPTTPAPAAGSAAPKPAGAPAPGPRPAAPAPAAAPAPAAEFSSPAPAGEAPARPAAPRPAPANPAARPGPRPAGPRPGNNPFTSGGASGMARPSAPRPAGAPGGERGPRPGGERGPRPAGAPGGERGPRPGGERGPRPAGAPGGGAPRPGGAPSGERGPRPGGAPRPGGPGAGAPRPDGMPRPAAPRPGGAPSPSGMPRPNPGMMPQRPGPRPGPGAGARPGGPGARPGAPGGARPGFQGRPAGPGSRPAGGGFGGPRPGGGAGGGGGGFGGGGARPGGFGGRPGGPGARGGTQGAFGRGPGGRPARGRKSKRAKRQEYEAMQAPSVGGVMLPRGNGSTVRLSRGASLTDFAEKINANPAALVSVMFNLGEMVTATQSVSDATLQLLADEMGFVLEIVSRDDEDRELLESFDIDFGVDEGDEEQLAPRPPVVTVMGHVDHGKTRLLDAIRKTNVVAGEAGGITQHIGAYQVVTEVNGEQRPITFLDTPGHEAFSAMRARGAKSTDIAILVVAANDGVMPQTVEALNHAKAAGVPIVVAVNKIDVEGADPTKVRGQLTEFGLVAEEYGGDTMFVDISARQGLNIEELLEAVVLTADASLDLRANPEQDAQGIAIEAHLDKGRGAMATLLVQRGTLRVGDSIVVGDSYGRVRAMLDENGNSLTEAGPSRPVLLLGLTSVPRAGDSFIVVDEDRTARQIAEKRAARDRNASMAQRRVRVSLEGFEAALAAGNIEKLNLIIKGDVSGSVEALEDALVKLDVGEEVELRVLHRGVGAITESDVDLAMGSDAIIIGFNVRAEGRARTAAEREGVDIRYYSVIYQAIEEIEAALKGLLKPEYEEVRLGSAEIREVFRSSKFGNIAGVLVREGIIRRNTKARLLRDGKVVAENLNIEGLRRFKDDATEVREGFEAGVTLGSFNDIKVEDVIETYEMREKPRS; encoded by the coding sequence GTGGCTAAGGTCCGGGTATACGAACTCGCCAAGGAGCTTGGCTTGGAGAGCAAGGCCGTCATGGCCAAGCTCACCGAGCTCGGTGAGTTCGTCCGTTCGGCGTCCTCGACGATCGAGGCGCCGGTCGTGCGCAAACTGACTGACGCTTTGGGAGCGACCCCGCCGTCCGGCGGCGCGTCCTCCGCGAAGCCTGGCCCGCGGAAGCCCGCGGCACCCCAGCCGACCGGCGGCGCCGGTTCGGCCGCACCCAAGCCGGGTGCGCCCACCCCCGGCCCGCGTCCCGCTGCGGCGCAGGCCCCCCGTCCGACCACCCCCGCGCCCGCCGCGGGCTCGGCTGCGCCGAAGCCCGCCGGTGCGCCGGCCCCGGGTCCGCGTCCGGCGGCTCCCGCCCCGGCCGCCGCGCCCGCGCCGGCTGCGGAGTTCTCCTCCCCGGCTCCGGCCGGCGAGGCTCCGGCGCGTCCGGCCGCCCCGCGGCCGGCCCCGGCCAACCCCGCGGCCCGTCCGGGCCCGCGTCCGGCCGGTCCGCGTCCGGGCAACAACCCCTTCACCTCGGGCGGCGCGTCGGGCATGGCCCGTCCGTCCGCCCCGCGTCCGGCCGGTGCGCCGGGTGGCGAGCGCGGTCCCCGTCCCGGTGGCGAGCGCGGTCCCCGTCCGGCCGGTGCGCCGGGTGGCGAGCGTGGTCCCCGTCCCGGTGGCGAGCGCGGTCCCCGTCCGGCCGGTGCGCCGGGTGGCGGTGCTCCGCGTCCGGGCGGCGCCCCGTCCGGTGAGCGCGGTCCCCGTCCCGGTGGCGCTCCGCGTCCCGGTGGTCCGGGTGCCGGCGCCCCCCGTCCCGACGGCATGCCGCGTCCGGCCGCTCCGCGTCCGGGCGGTGCGCCCAGCCCGTCCGGGATGCCCCGTCCGAACCCCGGCATGATGCCGCAGCGTCCGGGCCCGCGCCCGGGTCCGGGTGCCGGTGCGCGTCCGGGTGGCCCCGGTGCGCGTCCGGGTGCTCCGGGCGGTGCCCGTCCCGGCTTCCAGGGCCGTCCGGCCGGTCCGGGCTCGCGTCCGGCCGGCGGCGGCTTCGGCGGCCCCCGTCCGGGTGGCGGCGCCGGTGGCGGCGGTGGCGGCTTCGGTGGCGGCGGCGCCCGTCCCGGCGGCTTCGGCGGTCGTCCCGGTGGCCCGGGTGCCCGTGGCGGCACGCAGGGCGCCTTCGGTCGCGGCCCCGGTGGCCGTCCGGCCCGTGGCCGGAAGTCGAAGCGCGCGAAGCGCCAGGAGTACGAGGCCATGCAGGCCCCGTCCGTCGGCGGCGTGATGCTGCCGCGCGGCAACGGTTCGACCGTTCGCCTGTCGCGCGGTGCTTCGCTGACGGACTTCGCGGAGAAGATCAACGCCAACCCGGCGGCGCTCGTCTCGGTGATGTTCAACCTCGGTGAGATGGTCACCGCCACCCAGTCGGTCTCCGACGCCACGCTGCAGCTGCTGGCGGACGAGATGGGCTTCGTGCTGGAGATCGTCAGCCGGGACGACGAGGACCGTGAGCTGCTGGAGTCGTTCGACATCGACTTCGGTGTCGACGAGGGCGACGAGGAGCAGCTCGCTCCGCGTCCGCCGGTGGTGACCGTCATGGGTCACGTCGACCACGGCAAGACCCGACTGCTGGACGCGATCCGCAAGACCAACGTGGTCGCGGGCGAGGCCGGCGGCATCACCCAGCACATCGGCGCCTACCAGGTCGTCACCGAGGTGAACGGCGAGCAGCGTCCGATCACCTTCCTCGACACCCCGGGTCACGAGGCGTTCTCCGCCATGCGTGCCCGTGGTGCCAAGTCCACCGACATCGCGATCCTGGTGGTCGCGGCCAACGACGGTGTCATGCCGCAGACGGTCGAGGCGTTGAACCACGCCAAGGCCGCGGGCGTGCCGATCGTGGTCGCCGTCAACAAGATCGACGTCGAGGGCGCGGACCCGACCAAGGTCCGCGGTCAGCTGACCGAGTTCGGTCTGGTGGCCGAGGAGTACGGCGGCGACACCATGTTCGTCGACATCTCCGCCCGCCAGGGCCTCAACATCGAGGAACTGCTGGAGGCCGTGGTCCTGACCGCGGACGCCTCGCTCGACCTCCGGGCCAACCCGGAGCAGGACGCGCAGGGCATCGCGATCGAAGCCCACCTGGACAAGGGCCGCGGCGCCATGGCGACGCTGCTCGTCCAGCGCGGCACCCTGCGGGTCGGCGACTCGATCGTGGTCGGCGACTCCTACGGCCGCGTCCGCGCGATGCTGGACGAGAACGGCAACAGCCTCACCGAGGCCGGCCCGTCCCGTCCGGTGCTGCTGCTCGGTCTGACCTCGGTGCCCCGCGCCGGCGACAGCTTCATCGTCGTCGACGAGGACCGCACCGCCCGTCAGATCGCCGAGAAGCGCGCCGCCCGCGACCGCAACGCCTCGATGGCCCAGCGCCGCGTCCGCGTGTCGCTGGAGGGCTTCGAGGCAGCGCTGGCCGCCGGCAACATCGAGAAGCTCAACCTCATCATCAAGGGTGACGTCTCCGGTTCCGTCGAAGCCCTCGAGGACGCCCTCGTCAAGCTGGACGTCGGCGAAGAGGTCGAGCTGCGGGTGCTGCACCGCGGTGTGGGTGCCATCACCGAGTCCGACGTGGACCTGGCGATGGGCTCGGACGCCATCATCATCGGCTTCAACGTGCGCGCCGAAGGCCGTGCGCGCACCGCGGCCGAGCGCGAGGGCGTCGACATCCGGTACTACTCGGTCATCTACCAGGCGATCGAGGAGATCGAGGCCGCGCTCAAGGGCCTGCTCAAGCCCGAGTACGAGGAGGTGCGCCTCGGCTCCGCGGAGATCCGCGAGGTGTTCCGCTCCTCCAAGTTCGGCAACATCGCCGGTGTGCTCGTCCGCGAGGGCATCATCCGCCGCAACACCAAGGCCCGCCTGCTGCGCGACGGCAAGGTCGTGGCGGAGAACCTCAACATCGAGGGTCTGCGCCGCTTCAAGGACGACGCGACCGAGGTCCGCGAGGGCTTCGAGGCCGGTGTCACGCTCGGTTCGTTCAACGACATCAAGGTCGAGGACGTCATCGAGACCTACGAGATGCGCGAGAAGCCGCGCTCGTAA
- the nusA gene encoding transcription termination factor NusA, translated as MDIDMSALRGLVTEKGVPFDLLVESIESALLIAYHRTEGSRRRARVELNRKTGHVTVWALEDAAELDEGVEPKEFDDTPSGFGRIAASTAKQVILQRLRDAADDQTFGEYAGKEGDIVTGVVQQGNDPKSVLVDIGKLEAILPPQEQVPGEDYRHGTRLKCYVVGVRRGVRGPSVTLSRTHPNLVKRLFALEVPEIADGSVEIAAIAREAGHRTKIAVWSRKAGLNAKGACIGPNGMRVRSVMAELHGEKIDIVDWSEDPADMVASALSPARVTKVEIVDLAQRSARVIVPDYQLSLAIGKEGQNARLAARLTGWRIDIRPDTEAPAGESASR; from the coding sequence GTGGACATCGACATGAGTGCCCTGCGCGGGCTGGTCACCGAGAAGGGCGTGCCGTTCGACCTGCTGGTCGAGTCGATCGAGTCGGCCCTCCTCATCGCGTACCACCGCACCGAGGGCTCGCGCCGCCGGGCGCGGGTGGAGCTGAACCGCAAGACCGGCCACGTGACGGTGTGGGCCCTGGAGGACGCGGCCGAGCTGGACGAGGGCGTGGAGCCGAAGGAGTTCGACGACACCCCGTCGGGCTTCGGCCGGATCGCCGCGTCCACCGCCAAGCAGGTGATCCTGCAGCGCCTGCGCGACGCCGCGGACGACCAGACCTTCGGCGAGTACGCCGGCAAGGAGGGCGACATCGTCACCGGTGTCGTCCAGCAGGGCAACGACCCGAAGAGCGTGCTGGTCGACATCGGCAAGCTGGAGGCCATCCTGCCGCCGCAGGAGCAGGTCCCGGGCGAGGACTACCGGCACGGCACCCGCCTGAAGTGCTACGTGGTGGGCGTGCGGCGCGGTGTGCGCGGCCCGTCGGTCACCCTGTCGCGGACCCACCCGAACCTGGTGAAGCGGCTGTTCGCGCTGGAGGTCCCGGAGATCGCGGACGGCTCGGTGGAGATCGCCGCGATCGCCCGCGAGGCCGGCCACCGCACCAAGATCGCGGTCTGGTCGCGCAAGGCGGGCCTGAACGCCAAGGGCGCCTGCATCGGCCCGAACGGCATGCGGGTGCGCTCGGTGATGGCCGAACTGCACGGTGAGAAGATCGACATCGTCGACTGGTCGGAGGACCCGGCGGACATGGTCGCCTCGGCGCTGTCGCCCGCGCGGGTGACGAAGGTCGAGATCGTCGACCTGGCGCAGCGCTCCGCCCGGGTGATCGTGCCGGACTACCAGCTGTCGCTGGCGATCGGCAAGGAGGGCCAGAACGCCCGCCTGGCCGCCCGCCTGACGGGCTGGCGGATCGACATCCGGCCGGACACCGAGGCCCCGGCCGGGGAATCCGCAAGCCGGTAG
- the rimP gene encoding ribosome maturation factor RimP, which translates to MSTTPTDRLRALLEPLAADAGLDLEEVKVTQAGSRRQVQIDVDADGGVDLDAIAEFSRLVGQALDESDLMGDAAYLLEVGSPGAERPLSEPRHWRRATGRLAAIKLVDGAELTARVLESDEDGALVEVQPVKGRGRPKERRLEFAEIARARVQVEFNRKDEELLDAAADIADVDEEEEEA; encoded by the coding sequence ATGAGCACCACCCCCACCGACCGGCTGCGCGCATTGTTGGAGCCGCTGGCCGCCGACGCCGGGTTGGACCTGGAAGAGGTCAAGGTGACCCAGGCCGGCAGCCGCCGCCAGGTGCAGATCGACGTGGACGCCGACGGCGGCGTCGACCTCGACGCGATCGCCGAGTTCTCCCGCCTGGTCGGCCAGGCGCTGGACGAGTCCGACCTGATGGGCGACGCCGCGTACCTGCTGGAGGTCGGTTCCCCGGGCGCCGAGCGCCCGCTGAGCGAGCCGCGGCACTGGCGCCGGGCGACCGGCCGGCTGGCCGCGATCAAGCTGGTGGACGGCGCGGAGCTGACCGCGCGGGTGCTGGAGAGCGACGAGGACGGCGCGCTGGTCGAGGTGCAGCCGGTCAAGGGGCGCGGCCGCCCCAAGGAGCGCCGACTGGAGTTCGCGGAGATCGCGCGGGCCCGGGTGCAGGTCGAGTTCAACCGCAAGGACGAGGAACTGCTCGACGCCGCTGCCGACATCGCGGACGTGGACGAAGAGGAAGAGGAGGCGTAA
- a CDS encoding DUF503 domain-containing protein, producing the protein MFVGTLTFDLLLGDVHSLKEKRSVVRPIVAELQRKYSVCAAEVGNQDLHRRAEIGCAVVSGDAGYVSEILDSCERLVAGRPEVMLLSARRRYHHDGDE; encoded by the coding sequence ATGTTCGTCGGAACACTGACGTTCGACCTGCTCCTCGGCGACGTGCACTCGCTGAAGGAGAAGCGGTCGGTCGTGCGGCCCATCGTGGCCGAACTGCAGCGCAAGTACAGCGTGTGCGCTGCCGAGGTTGGGAACCAGGATCTGCACCGCAGGGCCGAGATCGGCTGTGCGGTGGTGTCCGGCGACGCCGGGTACGTCAGCGAGATCCTGGACAGCTGTGAGCGGCTGGTCGCCGGCCGCCCCGAGGTGATGCTGCTCTCCGCCCGGAGGCGCTACCACCACGACGGCGACGAATGA
- a CDS encoding YlxR family protein produces MSGRTHVRACPERTCVGCRKRAAKHELLRVVAGEDAYVPDPRGTLPGRGAYLHPVPTCLDLAVRRRAFLRALRVPGALDPGALREHVEAGAPPADGRERDGVPPTR; encoded by the coding sequence GTGTCTGGCCGGACGCATGTCCGGGCATGCCCTGAGCGCACCTGCGTGGGCTGCCGCAAGCGCGCGGCCAAGCACGAGCTGCTGCGTGTCGTGGCGGGCGAGGACGCCTACGTCCCCGATCCGCGCGGCACACTGCCGGGCCGGGGCGCGTATCTGCACCCCGTACCGACCTGCCTCGACCTCGCGGTCCGCCGTCGGGCGTTCCTGAGGGCCCTCCGGGTCCCGGGCGCACTCGACCCCGGTGCACTGCGGGAGCATGTCGAGGCGGGGGCACCTCCGGCCGACGGCCGGGAGAGGGACGGCGTACCGCCGACCCGCTGA
- a CDS encoding GNAT family N-acetyltransferase: MEQLTGVTIEAIDLAAWAPAVLEVQAVAFGLGPQEVAVRLPIVGRHAQQPGVVALGAMAHGRLVGFGYGMPNQRAHWWSTVIEPYLAERGHADWLDGVFAVTELHVLPEYQGQGVGTRLIRSLCGRSGLDRSILSAIDAETPARRLYRSLGYRDLAPGVRFPNTVRPYAVMGAHLPLRDPAAG, encoded by the coding sequence ATGGAGCAGCTCACCGGGGTGACGATCGAGGCCATCGACCTGGCGGCGTGGGCGCCGGCCGTGCTGGAGGTCCAGGCGGTCGCGTTCGGGCTGGGGCCGCAGGAGGTGGCGGTGCGGCTGCCGATCGTGGGGCGGCACGCGCAGCAGCCGGGGGTGGTGGCGCTGGGCGCGATGGCGCACGGGCGGCTGGTCGGGTTCGGGTACGGGATGCCGAACCAGCGTGCCCACTGGTGGTCGACGGTGATCGAGCCGTACCTGGCGGAGCGCGGCCACGCGGACTGGCTGGACGGGGTGTTCGCGGTGACCGAGCTGCACGTCCTGCCGGAGTACCAGGGCCAGGGCGTGGGCACCCGGCTGATCCGCTCGCTGTGCGGGCGCTCCGGCCTGGACCGCTCGATCCTGTCGGCGATCGACGCGGAGACCCCGGCCCGCCGGCTGTACCGCTCGCTCGGCTACCGGGACCTGGCGCCGGGCGTGCGGTTCCCGAACACGGTGCGACCGTACGCGGTGATGGGCGCCCACCTGCCGCTGCGCGACCCGGCGGCCGGCTGA
- a CDS encoding aminoglycoside phosphotransferase family protein, translated as MSAQSAQFTVPGRLVESVRSEGDPAAEEWLAALPARFGERLAGWGLVLERVVEPGGRSSAVAYAHRGDDLQPVVVKAVRPGPERAGEAAALRAWAGRGAALLLAEADGVLLLERLHGEIPLRSLAEAKAMLEATSLLRRLWVEVPAGHGFETLPRRAARISERIAARRALPAAADAAPLVDEALEAVALAGDGGGRLLHGEFHHGRVLAADRAPWLAVGPRPVVGDPAFDLARLVLDRADTLAASPGPRGAARRRLQQLSEAVDLPAERVRAWTLLRAVDVALAALAAGDRPGAELHLEFAAWL; from the coding sequence ATGTCGGCACAATCTGCGCAGTTCACCGTCCCCGGGCGGCTGGTCGAATCGGTGCGATCGGAGGGCGATCCCGCCGCCGAGGAGTGGCTGGCGGCGCTGCCCGCGCGGTTCGGGGAGCGCCTGGCCGGGTGGGGGCTGGTCCTGGAGCGGGTGGTGGAACCCGGCGGCCGGAGCAGCGCGGTGGCGTACGCGCACCGCGGGGACGACCTGCAGCCGGTGGTGGTGAAGGCGGTCCGCCCGGGCCCGGAGCGCGCGGGCGAGGCGGCGGCGCTGCGGGCGTGGGCCGGCCGCGGCGCCGCGCTGCTGCTGGCCGAGGCGGACGGGGTGCTGCTGCTGGAGCGCCTGCACGGCGAGATCCCGCTGCGCTCGCTGGCCGAGGCGAAGGCGATGCTGGAGGCGACCAGCCTGCTGCGCCGCCTCTGGGTGGAGGTCCCCGCCGGCCACGGCTTCGAGACGCTGCCGCGGCGGGCCGCGCGGATCTCCGAGCGGATCGCGGCCCGCCGGGCGCTGCCGGCCGCGGCGGACGCGGCGCCGCTGGTGGACGAGGCGCTGGAGGCGGTGGCGCTGGCCGGCGACGGCGGCGGCCGGCTGCTGCACGGCGAGTTCCACCACGGGCGGGTGCTGGCGGCGGACCGGGCGCCGTGGCTGGCGGTGGGCCCGCGCCCGGTGGTCGGCGACCCGGCGTTCGACCTGGCCCGGCTGGTCCTGGACCGGGCGGACACCCTGGCGGCCTCGCCCGGCCCGCGCGGGGCCGCCCGGCGGCGGCTCCAGCAGCTGTCCGAGGCCGTCGACCTGCCCGCCGAGCGGGTCCGCGCCTGGACCCTGCTGCGGGCCGTGGACGTGGCGCTCGCGGCCCTCGCGGCGGGCGACCGCCCGGGAGCGGAGCTCCATCTGGAGTTCGCCGCCTGGCTGTGA